The DNA window CCACGGGGCAAACGACGAGCATCTCCCCGATCGGTCGAGGGCGGCTTGCGAGCGCGAGATCGGTCTTCTCCAGGGCTTCCTGGCGGAGATCTCAGCCGTACGCGAGAGGGATCTCTCCCCCGATCGCGCGATCGATTGCAGGCTCGCGCGAGGCGCGCTCTCCGCGAAGATCCTGAGGTTCCAGAAGCATCCTCCATGGAGGGAGTCGCCTTGCTTCTACGTGGAGCCGATCGCCTACGGCCTCTATTCCCTGCTGGCGCGGGAGTTCGCTCCTCCGGCCCGGAGGGCGCAGGCGCTCCTCGGCCGTCTGCGCGAAGTGTGCGCGGTCCTGGCGGCGGCGAGGTCCAATCTCGAGAACCCTCCTGCCGTCTTCACCGAGACCTCCGGCCTCGCGACCCGCGGGCTGAGGAACTTCATCGCGACATCCGTCGACAGATTCATCTCCTCTGTCCGTGATCCGCGGCTCCGCGCGTCATTGGAGGGCGCCTCATCTCTGGCGCAGGCGGCCCTTTCCGTGCACCAGGACTGGCTCGAGACCGACCTGATGTCGCGCAGCAAGAAAGAGTTCGCTGTGGGAAGGCAGCTCTACGAGAGGCTGCTCGCGGAGGAGCACTCCCTGGCTTGGGGCGTGGACGACCTGATCGCCATCGGCCAGCACGTCCACAGAGAGACGATGAGGGAGATCAAACGCGTCGCCGCCAGGATCGACTCCGCCGGGCCATGGAGCGCCGTCGTCGAGCGGCTGAAGCTCTCGCATCCGCCCCAGGGCTCCATCCTGAAAGCGTACGAGTCCGAGATGGCGCGGGCGCGGGGCTTCCTCAGGAAGAAGGGGATCGCGACGCTACCGGAGGGGGAGTCGGTCCGCGTGCTCCCGACGCCGGAGTTCGCCCGCCCGACCTATCCGTACGCAGCCTATCTCGGGCCGGCCCCCTTCGAGACCGATCAGACCGGGACTCTGTGGGTCACGGAGCCGGATCCGGGGGCCGATCTTGTCCACCGCGAGGCCCAGGCGAAGGGGCATGCCTCCTTTCGAATCCCGATCCTGGTTCTGCATGAGACCTACCCGGGACACCACCTGCAGCAGGTTCAATCCAACCTCGTCAAGGGGCATCATCTCCGCCACATCTTCCGCTCGAACAGCAATACGGAGGGATGGGCCCTCTACTGCGAGGGAATGATGCGCGAACAGGGGTACCTCGCGGATGACCGGGCGCTGCTGTTTCAGCTCAAGGATCTTCTCTGGAGAACATGCCGGATCATCGTCGATGTGCAGCTACACACAGGCAACATGGGCTTCAACGA is part of the Candidatus Eisenbacteria bacterium genome and encodes:
- a CDS encoding DUF885 domain-containing protein; translation: MGGPGGGGSDWVLGWGKAMPRGSADLSFDRLVERMIQTFVEIDPVGATWLGIHGANDEHLPDRSRAACEREIGLLQGFLAEISAVRERDLSPDRAIDCRLARGALSAKILRFQKHPPWRESPCFYVEPIAYGLYSLLAREFAPPARRAQALLGRLREVCAVLAAARSNLENPPAVFTETSGLATRGLRNFIATSVDRFISSVRDPRLRASLEGASSLAQAALSVHQDWLETDLMSRSKKEFAVGRQLYERLLAEEHSLAWGVDDLIAIGQHVHRETMREIKRVAARIDSAGPWSAVVERLKLSHPPQGSILKAYESEMARARGFLRKKGIATLPEGESVRVLPTPEFARPTYPYAAYLGPAPFETDQTGTLWVTEPDPGADLVHREAQAKGHASFRIPILVLHETYPGHHLQQVQSNLVKGHHLRHIFRSNSNTEGWALYCEGMMREQGYLADDRALLFQLKDLLWRTCRIIVDVQLHTGNMGFNEAVQFLVKKAHLERPNAVAEVRRYCANPTQPMSYLIGMIQIKELLEDCKASTGAGFDLRKFHDEFLSAGAIPIELVRAAMGVERRKSSQNGRKRGSSPLGLVKGLDLLRTKGR